In Solidesulfovibrio carbinoliphilus subsp. oakridgensis, the sequence CGTCGTAGAGGAGGGTTTTTATGCGGCGGATGAGGGCGAGATGTTCCTCGGTGTAGAGCCGCTGGCCCTTGGGGGTGCGCACCGGCACGAGCTGGGGAAACTCCGACTCCCAGAACCGCAGCACAAAAGGCTTAAGTCCCGTCAGACCGGCAATCTCGCCTATCTTGTAGGTCCTTAACGCCATAGCGGCCAAACATGCGCCAAGCCCGCCCCCGGGTCAAGCCCGGCGGCGGGCTTGACCCGGGGGCGGGCCCGGACGGGAATCCTGCCCCACGTCTTTACATGGCCCGTGGGGACTGCTACAGCCGATATGCTCGGGAAAGCCCCTGTCGTTCCCGAGCCCCGCCGCGCACCTCCGGCCACGGCGGCCGAAGGACGGCGCATCCAGGCGGCAAAGCCCAACCGAGGAGGCAAAAAAGGCCATGGCCATGCTCACCACCAAGGACGGCACACAGCTCTATTACAACGACTGGGGCACGGGCCAGCCCGTCGTGTTCAGCCACGGCTGGCCCCTTTGCGCCGACGCCTTCGAGGACCAGATGTTTTTCCTGGCCCAAAACGGCTACCGGGTCATCGCCCACGACCGCCGGGGCCACGGCCGCTCCAGCCAGCCCTGGCGCGGCAACGACCTGGACACCTATGCCGACGACCTGGCCGAACTGGTCGATGCCCTGGATCTCGGCAACGCCGTGCACATCGGCCACTCCACCGGCGGCGGCGAGGTGGTGCGCTACATCGGCCGCCACGGCACGGGCCGGGTGTCCAAGATCGTGCTGATCGGGGCCATCCCGCCGCTCATGCTCCAGACGCCGGCCAATCCGGGCGGTTTGCCGCTCTCGGTTTTCGACGCCATCCGCGACGGCGTGCTGGCCGACCGGTCCCAGTTCTTCAAGGACCTGAGCCTGCCCTTCTACGGCTACAACCGGCCCGGCGCCACGGTCTCGCAAGGCGTGCGCGACAGCTTCTGGCTCCAGGGCATGATGGCCGGCTTCCCGGCCTGCTATGACTGCATCCAGGCCTTCTCGGAAACCGACCTGACCGAGGATCTCAAAAAGATCGATGTGCCGACGCTCTTTCTGCACGGCGACGACGACCAGATCGTGCCCATCGACGCCTCGGCCCGGATGGCGGTCAAGCTGGTTACGGACGCGCGGCTCAAGGAATATCCGGGCGGCCCCCACGGCATCTGCACGACCCGGAAAAACGAAGTCAACGCCGATATCCTGGCGTTTTTGAAGCCGCAGTAGACGACAGAGGCTCCAGACTGCCGCCCCGGTCCGCCCCCCGGCTCTTTATGCCGG encodes:
- a CDS encoding MerR family transcriptional regulator encodes the protein MALRTYKIGEIAGLTGLKPFVLRFWESEFPQLVPVRTPKGQRLYTEEHLALIRRIKTLLYDEKLTIDGARRRLSAAPASGPGPGSGRDVLREVYEELLAIRKLLGD
- a CDS encoding alpha/beta fold hydrolase; translated protein: MAMLTTKDGTQLYYNDWGTGQPVVFSHGWPLCADAFEDQMFFLAQNGYRVIAHDRRGHGRSSQPWRGNDLDTYADDLAELVDALDLGNAVHIGHSTGGGEVVRYIGRHGTGRVSKIVLIGAIPPLMLQTPANPGGLPLSVFDAIRDGVLADRSQFFKDLSLPFYGYNRPGATVSQGVRDSFWLQGMMAGFPACYDCIQAFSETDLTEDLKKIDVPTLFLHGDDDQIVPIDASARMAVKLVTDARLKEYPGGPHGICTTRKNEVNADILAFLKPQ